A part of Acipenser ruthenus chromosome 50, fAciRut3.2 maternal haplotype, whole genome shotgun sequence genomic DNA contains:
- the LOC131722030 gene encoding endonuclease domain-containing 1 protein-like, producing MMGFVCGVFLLLTLPALARTEVVNDFKVCKDFFLESKAPTVQLDQNRYKRICQKYKNKYEFATLYDTTNRIPVYSAYTYSDCDEGERKKRNWAIEPQLDLGSGSGEMALENTVKGAGGKQALDKDYKTIEDSNTPDGYNRGHLFPVCHAESQSAKDATFTLTNIVPQNVEFNGGAWASTERFVRDNIKEKCTPDNNNKAYIVTGAVPSKNSKVNNRVNIPEYMWTAFCCKKDNRWVSMAHYGRNAKGEVTVPVSLEKLEEQLKTDYDVKSFLVFGGNCYEVKATYFDYAMRFFRYLNSIIRG from the exons atgATGGGGTTTGTGTGTGGGGTGTTTCTCCTGCTCACTCTGCCTGCGCTGGCTCGGACTGAAGTAGTGAACGATTTCAAAGTGTGTAAAGATTTCTTTTTGGAGAGTAAGGCTCCAACAGTGCAACTCGATCAGAATCGTTACAAACGGAtctgtcagaaatataaaaataaatatgaatttgcAACTCTTTACGACACAACAAACAGGATTCCAGTGTATTCAGCGTACACATACAGCGACTGTGACGagggtgaaagaaaaaaaaggaactggGCCATCGAACCCCAa CTTGATTTAGGCAGTGGCAGTGGTGAAATGGCACTTGAAAACACAGTTAAAGGTGCAGGTGGTAAGCAAGCTCTGGACAAAGACTACAAGACTATAGAAGATTCCAACACACCTGACGGATACAACAGAGGCCACCTGTTTCCTGTGTGCCATGCAGAGTCACAGTCCGCTAAGGACGCAACCTTCACTCTGACCAACATTGTTCCACAGAATGTAGAGTTTAATGGCGGTGCCTGGGCTAGTACTGAAAGGTTTGTTCGTGATAATATAAAAGAAAAGTGCAcacctgataataataataaggcctACATTGTTACTGGAGCTGTACCCAGCAAAAACAGTAAAGTGAACAATAGGGTGAACATACCCGAGTATATGTGGACGGCTTTTTGCTGCAAAAAAGACAACAGGTGGGTGTCAATGGCTCACTATGGGAGGAATGCTAAGGGAGAAGTTACTGTTCCAGTGAGTCTGGAGAAGCTTGAAGAACAGCTGAAAACAGATTATGATGTGAAGAGTTTCCTTGTATTTGGAGGAAATTGCTATGAAGTTAAAGCAACATATTTTGATTATGCTATGAGATTTTTTCGATATTTAAACAGTATTATACGTGGTTGA